One Brassica oleracea var. oleracea cultivar TO1000 chromosome C7, BOL, whole genome shotgun sequence genomic window carries:
- the LOC106304841 gene encoding death-associated inhibitor of apoptosis 1-like, with protein MSELERGTSQMTTTETHRTTTFLDLLRRQMSGVDRTRRKRTLKERLRFKGIGCCGPIRRLHQPNNTLHSPTTSSEDELETRFAPGSDIGAGASSGSGMNLATALEAERYNRGDPTEVDMTPTRVSLMRLLDETAERAVDEGRETEISTALTGNDTVCCVCMGRKRGAAFIPCGHTFCRVCSRELWLNRGSCPLCNRPIIEILDIF; from the coding sequence ATGAGTGAACTCGAACGCGGAACGAGTCAGATGACGACAACCGAGACACACCGCACGACGACGTTTCTTGACTTGCTCCGACGCCAGATGAGCGGTGTGGATCGCACAAGGAGGAAGCGGACTCTCAAAGAACGGTTGAGATTCAAAGGCATCGGGTGCTGTGGGCCCATTAGGCGTCTCCATCAGCCCAACAATACTCTCCACAGTCCAACAACCTCAAGTGAAGACGAACTCGAAACCCGATTCGCTCCCGGGTCGGACATTGGAGCGGGCGCATCGTCAGGATCGGGTATGAACCTCGCGACGGCGTTAGAGGCGGAGAGATATAACCGGGGCGATCCGACGGAGGTCGACATGACGCCGACGAGAGTGTCGTTGATGAGATTGCTGGATGAGACGGCGGAGAGAGCCGTTGATGAGGGGAGGGAGACGGAGATATCGACGGCGTTAACGGGGAATGATACGGTGTGCTGCGTGTGTATGGGAAGAAAGAGAGGCGCTGCGTTTATCCCATGTGGACACACTTTTTGCAGAGTTTGCTCCAGAGAGCTGTGGCTGAACCGGGGCTCGTGTCCTCTTTGCAACCGTCCGATCATCGAGATCCTTGACATTTTCTGA
- the LOC106301424 gene encoding uncharacterized protein LOC106301424 produces MENGSSVQGSRELLLPVESRQSAIAINNKPPEFPASRFTFLSIVLWFDQSSRGTALISWSVFFLLVVGAPLISHFVLVCSDCDFHHRRPYDAVVQLSLSLFAGISFVSLSYWSRKFGMRKFLFLDKLWDVSDKVRIEYEAEIQRSTKRLMIFVLPSLTLEAIYRIWWYISGSNQIPYFINPVLSNVLACTLQLSSWLYRNAIFITVCILYQITCHLQTLRLNDFARCFSSEIADVGVALAEHQKIRRNLRIVSHRFRRFILSSLVLVTGTQFMALLTTTRASVAVNIYEVGELALCSLCLVTGVFICLRSATKITHKAQSVTSLAAKWNVCATVDSFGHLDCETPTGSMVESQNTPLHLDTTSDDEEGEGDDDLANTKIHPSYANTISYQKRQALVTYLENNKAGITVYGFLVDRSWLHTIFGVELALLLWLLNKTVVNLP; encoded by the exons ATGGAGAACGGATCATCGGTTCAAGGATCTCGGGAGCTTCTACTCCCGGTGGAGTCGCGACAAAGCGCGATCGCGATCAACAACAAACCGCCGGAGTTTCCAGCGTCACGGTTCACCTTCCTGAGCATCGTGCTCTGGTTCGACCAGTCGAGCCGCGGCACAGCTCTGATCTCGTGGTCCGTTTTCTTCCTTCTAGTCGTCGGCGCTCCGTTGATCTCCCACTTCGTCCTGGTCTGCTCCGACTGCGATTTCCACCACCGACGACCGTACGACGCCGTGGTACAGCTGTCGCTTTCGCTTTTCGCGGGAATCTCGTTCGTTAGTCTCTCCTATTGGTCGAGGAAGTTCGGTATGCGGAAGTTTCTGTTTCTTGATAAGCTGTGGGATGTTAGCGACAAGGTTAGGATCGAATACGAAGCCGAGATTCAG CGATCAACGAAACGCCTAATGATCTTCGTCCTCCCATCACTAACACTCGAAGCCATCTACAGAATCTGGTGGTACATCTCCGGCTCTAACCAGATCCCTTACTTCATCAACCCTGTTCTAAGCAACGTCCTCGCATGCACTCTCCAGCTCTCTTCTTGGCTCTACCGTAACGCCATCTTCATCACCGTCTGCATCCTCTACCAAATCACGTGTCATCTCCAGACTCTTCGTCTCAATGACTTCGCACGCTGCTTCTCCTCTGAGATCGCTGACGTTGGCGTAGCTCTCGCCGAGCATCAAAAGATCCGTCGTAACTTGAGGATCGTTAGTCATCGTTTCAGGAGATTCATTCTCTCGTCTTTGGTTCTTGTTACCGGTACTCAGTTCATGGCGTTGCTTACCACCACGAGGGCTAGTGTTGCAGTTAATATCTACGAAGTTGGCGAGCTTGCG TTATGTTCGTTGTGTTTGGTTACAGGAGTATTCATATGTTTGAGAAGTGCAACGAAGATAACTCACAAAGCTCAATCTGTAACCAGCCTTGCAGCTAAATGGAACGTGTGCGCCACGGTAGATTCGTTCGGTCATCTTGATTGCGAAACTCCTACAGGTTCAATGGTTGAGTCCCAAAATACTCCATTGCATCTTGATACAACATCTGATGACGAGGAAGGAGAAGGAGACGATGATCTTGCTAATACCAAGATTCATCCCAGCTACGCCAATACCATTTCTTATCAAAAACGTCAAGCCCTAG TGACATATCTAGAGAACAACAAAGCTGGGATCACAGTGTATGGATTCCTTGTGGATAGATCATGGTTACATACGATTTTCGGCGTTGAACTTGCTCTTCTTCTATGGTTACTCAATAAAACAGTCG TGAACCTACCATGA